The region CGGGAAGGGCTTCATTTTGCCGTCCCACCTGCTGACtcaccagcgggttcacactggCGAGAGGCCGTTTACTTGCTCTGAGTGCGGGAAGGGGTTCACCCGTTCTGCCAATCTGTTGGcacaccagcgggttcacacaggagagaggccgttcacctgcgtggagtgcgggaagggattcacttggtcttCTGACCTACTGACccaccagcgggttcacactggCGAGCGGCCGTTCATGTGCAGCgagtgcgggaagggattcacccggTCATCCCACCTGCTGAGGCACCAACaaattcacaccggggagcggccattcagCTGCTCGGAGTGCGGGAGGGGATTCACTCGGTCGTCCAACCTGCTGAGGCACCAGCAGGTTCACAATGGGGCGAAACTGTGAACGGGCAAAAATGCTGAACTGTGAAATGTGGCTCTGCT is a window of Mobula birostris isolate sMobBir1 chromosome 10, sMobBir1.hap1, whole genome shotgun sequence DNA encoding:
- the LOC140204025 gene encoding uncharacterized protein; the protein is MSSHRTRPQAVHAEERPFLCSECGRGFTQSYDLMRHQRVHTGERPFTCAVCGKGFTLSSSLVTHQQVHTGERPFTCSECGKGFTRSSSLMTHQRVHTGERPFTCSECGKGFSQSANLKRHQQIHTGERPFTCTECGKGFILPSHLLTHQRVHTGERPFTCSECGKGFTRSANLLAHQRVHTGERPFTCVECGKGFTWSSDLLTHQRVHTGERPFMCSECGKGFTRSSHLLRHQQIHTGERPFSCSECGRGFTRSSNLLRHQQVHNGAKL